The genome window TCCAACCAGCCAGCGGAGCCATCCCCATGCCGCCGACACCAATAAATAAATAAGTTTCCTCAGATGCAGGCATTATATTGCAGACCCCTGTTTGTCAGACTCAGCCAAAGCACGCGCCGCGCACAAGTCTTCGATGTCAGTCGCTATCCGCGCCCCTGAATCAAAGCGATCTAGGCGTTCAAGATTCGACTTAAATTTACTCAACATCCAATCGTTAAAAATTAGATTTTTAACTTCGCCCATAAGCTTACCTAAATCATCCTGCGCCAGCACCAAACCTGCGCCATGTCGCTCATGCATCAACGCATTCGCCTGCTGGTGATCATCTGCTGCGTATGGGTATGGGATCAGAATCGACGGCGCACGGCAGCGAATAATCTCCGCAATCGAACCAGCCCCCGCACGCGAAATCACAAGATCAGCCGCAGAAATCACATCCCCCATCTGGTCGGAAAATGGCACGAACGTCGCAGAAACCGCCTCACCACGGGAACTCACTCCTTGAATCGAACTCGCAGAGTTTTTCCCTAGCCCAGTCACACAATACACCGAGACCCCAGACTTCGCTAGTGAGTCAAAATGATCCGTCACCCAATCATTGAGCGCCGCAGCTCCCTGGCTTCCGCCAATGAGCACCAGTAGTTTATTCGATACCGTAATCCCCAAACGCTGCCAGGCCTCAGCCTTCAAACGATGTTTCACATCACCGCGAACCGGATACCCCAAATAACGCACACGCTTCGAGGGCAGCCCTTTCAAGCGCACACCATCTGGTAAATACACACGCGTTGCCAAATACTTGAGCAAACGAACCGCTTTACCAGGGCGGCAGTTGGCCTCGTGCACCGCAACCGGCACACCCGCAAAACGCGCAGCGAGCCCAAGCCCCACAGATAGAAATCCACCAAAGAGTAACACCAGGTCGGGCTTCTCCTGTTTCACCAACTTACTCGAAAACAAATAGCCCGAGAGCAAACTCCAACAGGAAGTGATCCATCTCGTGATGCCTCCGGAAAATGCCTGCCCTGGTGTCTTATAAAAATTCAGGTGCGAATATTTCTCGATCAACGCAGAATCCACCTGCTTCTGACTGATTAGCAAGGTGCAATCATGCCCGCGCGACTGCAGCACCTCAGCGATTGCAATCCCTGGAGCCAGATGTCCGCCCGTGCCTCCACATGCGATCAATATACGGCTCATAATTCACGCTGTCTCCGCAGCGCAGGCAGCTCCCATGAGCGGAAGCCATTTAAAATAATCCCAGTCAAAACAAACATGAAAACAAGATTGGAGCCGCCATACGAAATAAACGGCAACGACATCCCTTTGGTCGGCAAGCAGCCTGTGACCACGCCGATATTAATTAAGGCCTGCAGCGTCACGAAAAGCAGCGCGCCCATCACCAACAGATATTGATATAGATCCGGCGCGCGCTTCAACTGCATCACACCGACGAAAAACAACGTCATAAATAAAATTACCACACCGGCGGTAAACACCAACCCGAGCTCCTCTCCGACGATTGCAAAAATAAAGTCTGTATGCGCTTCGGGTAAGAACGACATCTGCTGACGTCCGGCGCCGAGCCCCACGCCTTGCACACCACCGGCTCCAAAAGCCAGAATACCCTGCCACAACTGGTAGGAACTATCACTACGGTTACCCTCCACATCGAGGAAGGACGTAATACGCTGCAAACGAACGGGGTCGTGATAGACTGCCACCGAGAACAGAGTCAGCGCTGCAAGCGCAGTCGGAATCAAAAACTTCAAGCGTAACCCAGCAAGGTAAAGCATCAAACCGCCAACCGCTCCACAGAGAA of Lentimonas sp. CC4 contains these proteins:
- a CDS encoding putative peptidoglycan glycosyltransferase FtsW — translated: MSARPALRNSFWRIPPAGVFIALIVISLTFLGLVVLFSASQAMHSDPTVLLRKQLIWLVVATLSGGFAMVVNLAALRDYAYVLAGGAVLLLILVLVPGIGVTVNGAQRWIDFGPIRLQVSEIGKLGLLFMMAHYLAANRRNLDDALRGYLVPCAMLAVICGLIIIEPDFGTAFLCGAVGGLMLYLAGLRLKFLIPTALAALTLFSVAVYHDPVRLQRITSFLDVEGNRSDSSYQLWQGILAFGAGGVQGVGLGAGRQQMSFLPEAHTDFIFAIVGEELGLVFTAGVVILFMTLFFVGVMQLKRAPDLYQYLLVMGALLFVTLQALINIGVVTGCLPTKGMSLPFISYGGSNLVFMFVLTGIILNGFRSWELPALRRQREL
- a CDS encoding UDP-N-acetylglucosamine--N-acetylmuramyl-(pentapeptide) pyrophosphoryl-undecaprenol N-acetylglucosamine transferase, translated to MSRILIACGGTGGHLAPGIAIAEVLQSRGHDCTLLISQKQVDSALIEKYSHLNFYKTPGQAFSGGITRWITSCWSLLSGYLFSSKLVKQEKPDLVLLFGGFLSVGLGLAARFAGVPVAVHEANCRPGKAVRLLKYLATRVYLPDGVRLKGLPSKRVRYLGYPVRGDVKHRLKAEAWQRLGITVSNKLLVLIGGSQGAAALNDWVTDHFDSLAKSGVSVYCVTGLGKNSASSIQGVSSRGEAVSATFVPFSDQMGDVISAADLVISRAGAGSIAEIIRCRAPSILIPYPYAADDHQQANALMHERHGAGLVLAQDDLGKLMGEVKNLIFNDWMLSKFKSNLERLDRFDSGARIATDIEDLCAARALAESDKQGSAI